A segment of the Bacteroidetes bacterium SB0662_bin_6 genome:
CCGGCGGCGATTCCCGCGGCGCTTTCGATATAGGTGGTCACCGTGGATGTGCCGGTCAGCGCGCCCCCTATCGTCGCTGCCCCGTCTACCCCCAGCATGCGTCCGAGACGGGGTACCTCTCCTTTGGTGTTTTCGAGCCCTGCTTTTTTGATCAGCCCGATCACGGTGCCGAGGGAATCGAAGAAATCCACGAAAAGCATGGCGAAAACGATATCCAGCAGTCCGATGGACAAGGCGCCCTGCAGGTCGAGCGCAAAGAGTGCATCCAGTGCGCCGCCTTCCTGGGCGCCTCCTCCTCCAAGCATGCCCAGCGGGATGGCTGCCAGCGTGGCTACGACGATACCGATCAGGATGCCGGCCCGTATGCCTCGCGACAGCAGTGTTGCAATCAGAAACAACGTTCCGATCGCCAGGAGAGCCTGCGGCGAAGTCAGGTCGCCGCGCGTTACGAGCGTGGCCGGATGCGCCTGAATCAGCCCGGCGTTATTCAGGCCGATCATCATCAGAAAAAGTCCGATGCCTGCCCCGATGGCGGGAAGCAGTTCGCGGGGCATCATGCGCACGATGGCCTGCCGTACGCCCACGACGGTAAGCAGCACGAAAACCACTCCTGAAAGAAATACGACCCCGAGCGCCTCCTGCCAACCGAGGCCCATACCCTGCACGACCGTGTAGGTAAAGAACGCGTTCAGCCCCATGCCGGGTGCCACCGCGAGCGGCAGACGGGCCCACAATCCCATGGCGATCGTGCCGAGTCCGCTCATCAGGCAGGTCGCGAATGCTGCGGCTGCCGGAGGGATACCGGCGTCGGCGAGAATGGCGGGGTTGACGGCGATGATGTAGCTCATCGCCAGGAAGGTCGTTGTGCCGGCGAGGACCTCTGTCCGCACCGACGTGCCGAGGGCGGGCAGATCGAAGTACCGTTCGAGGCGGTTCAGCAGGGAAGACATCGTGTTGCGCAATGGATTGGGGGCGCCGAGCTCCGGATTGCCGGCATGGCCTCGGGCAGGGAAACTGCATCGAAATTAGGCCAATCTCCGCAAACAAAGTTAACCAGAGTATCCTTGAGAGAATGAATTTTTTCCGTACGTTATGCAAGCGATCCCTTAATCTCTCCCAATCAAAGCACTTACCTGTCATGGACAGACGTTCCTTTTTGCAACGCACCGGCGCGCTCGTAGCCGGCGGACTCGCATGGAGCCGCGCAGGCTACCCTGCGCTTGCTTCCGCCGCCGACGGTCATCTCTCGCACATTGGCGTGCAATTGTATACGCTGCGCAGCATCCTCGGTGACGATTTCGCCGGGACACTTGAACAGATTGCCGGAGTAGGCTACAAGAACCTCGAGTTTGCGGGCTATTACGGGCACACGCCTGCCGATGTCCGGAAAATCCTCGACGATCTGGGCCTCAAGGCGCGTTCCGGACACTTCGGTATGCCTATGGTGCAGGAAAATCCGGACACCATTATCGAAGGGGCGGTTACGCTGGGCATGGAATATGTCGTCGTGCCCGCGCTGCCTACGGCCATGCGGGCTGACCTCGACGCCTACAAGACAGCCGCCGCCGCATTCAACGAGCTTGGCGAGAAATGCAAGGAGGCCGGCGTCCGGTTCGGCTACCACAACCACGGCTTCGAATTCGAGGAACTGGACGGCGTCCTGCCCTACGATGTGCTACTCGATGAAACGGATCCGCAACTCGTGGTCATGGAACTCGATCTGGCCTGGATCGAACATGCCGGAAAGGACCCGCTTGCGTATTTCGAGCGCCATCCCGGACGCTTTCCCCTGTGGCACCTGAAGGACATCGACGAGGAGGGAGAGCTCGCCAACGTGGGTGCGGGGCGCATCGACTTCCCGGCCATTTTTGCCAAGGCAGAGCAGGCCGGATTGCACTACGGCATTGTCGAGCACGACCGACCCGGCGACGATCCGGTGGCAAGCATTGCTGCGAGCTACGCGTACCTCGACGACATCCTCGGGTAAGCGCTCGAAAATCCCGTCCCCGTTGCACAAACGATCTCTACCCGTACCTATGCGCTACACTGTCTCTTTTTTCCTGATCCTGTTTTTTGCCGTCGTATCGGCCCATGCGCAATCGGCTGAACCCTTACGCGTCATCGCTTTCGGAGCGCATCCCGACGATGCCGAACTGAAAGCCGGCGGCGTGGCGTATCTCTGGGCGCAGGAAGGCGCCGCCGTGAAGTTCGTGTCCACGACCAACGGCGATATAGGCCATTTCGAACAATCAGGCGGCCCGCTTGCGCAGCGGCGCGAAGCCGAGGTGTCCGTCTGCGCGGATATTTTCGGGATTACGACGGAAGTCTACGATATTCACGACGGGGAGCTCATGCCGACGCTGGAGAACCGTAGGAAGGTCGTGCGATCCATTCGCGAATGGGATGCGGATATTGTAATGGCGCACCGGCGATACGATTACCATCCGGATCATCGTTACACAGGCGAGCTCGTGGACGATGCCGCCGTAACCGTGGTCGCGCCGTTTTTCGAGGCCCTGACGCTTGGCGTGGACCGTAATCCCATTTTCCTGTATCTGTATGACGGCTTCCAAAAGCCCTATCCGTTCCAGCCGGACCTGGTGGTAGGCATCGACGAGGCGGCGGAAGCGAAGTGGGATTGTATCCGCGCCATGCCTTCCCAGTTTTCCGACGCGGATTCCTGGCAGGGGCGGTATCTGCCGAACGTCCCGGAGGATCCGGAGGAACGCACTGAATTCATTCTGGACTATATGAAAACCCGCAGCGCTGCCGTGGCCGACAAGTACCGCGACCGGCTCATCGAATTGTACGGCGAGGAGAAGGGTCGCGCGATCGTCTACGCCGAAGCGTTCGAGATTTCCGAGTACGGACGCCAACCCAGCGAGGAAGAACTCCGGGCGTTGTTTCCCACCTTCGACGAGTAGATTACGTTTCGTTCGATGTGCCTCACAAGGGGCGCTTGCCCCTGGTCCGACGTGTCCGGTTGAAAGCCGGTGCTACCTGATGGTTGCGGGTTGCGGGGCGTGGGGGAATCGGCTTTTTACGTGGGGGGTCATTCGAGTGCGTTCTCCGGATTCTCCAGGGTGTTTTCCTTTCCGGGCGGCATGCGCTGGAAGGTGCGATTCGGAAGGGCGTCTCCGGTTTCCCGGTCGTATTCGTCCGGAGTGCGTGCTGCCGGACTTGTGTCGCCCGTTGCCTCCTGCCATGCTCCCAGCACGCCGCGCAGGCGCTCGAGGGCTTCGGCGTGCGCGGAGTCCTGTGACACATCGTACAGTTCCTGCGGGTCGTCTGCGACGAGATACAATTCTTCTTCCGGGCGGGGAGTATCGAACACAATGTGCTGATGCGGGGTCAGGCTTCCTTCATCCCGGAGCGCCCGCATTTTCTGAAAAGTGTCCCCCCGGATGGCGTCGGCAGGCGGGCCGTTGGGAATGTCCGTGTAGAAGTTCCGGATATACTTGTAGCGGCTGTCGCGTACGGCGCGCACGCGGTCGTCGAAGTCGTGCCAGTTTCTCTCGGCAAAGATGTGATCGCGTACCACAGCGGACGGGTCGTTAAGGATGGGCACGATGCTTTCTCCCTCGAACGAGAAGGGGCTTTCTATGCCGGCCAGGTCCAGAAGCGTGGGCGCAAGGTCCACGGTGCTCACCAGGCTGGCCGTTGTGGAGCCGGCCTTCACCCCGGTCGGAAAACGCACGATCCACGGGGTGCGGACGCCGCTGTCGTATACCGTGGTCTTTGCGCGGGGAAACGGAGCTCCGTTGTCGCTTATGAACAGTACGAACGTGTTTTCCGCGACCTGCTGCCGGTCCAGTTCGTCCAGCACGCTGCCGACATAGTGATCCAGCCGGGCAATTTCGTCATAGTACAATGCGAGGTCCTTTCGCACTTCCGGCGTGTCGGGTAGATAGGCAGGGACGACCACATCCTCAAGGGCATGGGGAGTATCGAGGATGCCCTCCTGGTAGGGGCGATGGGGATCGAACGAAGAAAGCCATGCAAGGAAGGGCCGGCCTTCGGGCCGCTGCTTCAGGGCGTCCACCCATGCCCCGGCGCCGCTGGCGTATCCTCCACCCGGCATGAGTTCGTTTTCGCTCGCTTCTTCGGTCGTGCGTTCCCCGCCCCCTTGGATAACCAGATCGAATCGCGCTACGGCGGCATCCCCCAGATGCCATTTGCCTGCCGATGCGGTCCAGTATCCGGCCTCTCGAAGAAGGTCTACAAACGTAGTCTGGTCTTCAGGTAAAGGCCAGTGCAATTGTTCGGCGCCGGTCTGGTGCGGGTATTTTCCGGTCAGGATGGAAGCCCGGCTGGGGCTGCATGAGCTGGTAGTGACGAAGGCATAGTCGAAGCGCATGCCGTGGTCGGCCAGCCGCTGGAGGTTCGGCGTCCGGATAAAAGGATGGCCGTAGGGCGAGGCGTCCTCCCATCCCATATCGTCTGCCACGAGAATCACGAAGTTGGTCGGGTCGGTGGGGGCGGGTGCTTCGCCGCAGGCAGCGGCGCTCATAGCTGCCGCAAGCAACAGGATGGCGGGAAAGAAATTTCGGGACATGGACGGGATGCAAAAAAATGGGGAGAGCGGGTCTGTTTGTATCTCAAGTATGCCGTACTTTCGGGAAGCCACTTGCAGGGTGTGTCGGCGGTACGACCCCAAAAGATACTGCATCACTCGTTTACGATTCGAACCCGTGCGATTTGGAAAAACGTTGTGCCTGACTGCGGCGCTATGTCTGTCGGCGTGTACTTCTGGCTCCGATGTGGTCGTCATCAAAATGGGCCACGGCCTCGACGCGTCGCATTCCGTGCATCAGGCCATGGTGTATCTCGGCGAGCACCTTGCCGCAAAGTCCGATTCGACAATGCGGGTGGATGTATACCCCAGCCAGCAACTTGGCACCGAGCGCGAACTGCTGGAGCTCCTGCAGATCGGCAGCGTGGGCATGACCAAGGTGTCATCGGCGGCGCTGGAAGGATTCGTTCCGGAGTACCAGGTGCTGGGGCTGCCGTATCTCTTCCGGGACGAACGACATCGTTTCGATGTGTTCTGGGACAGCGAAGTAGGGCAGGATATTCTTGCCAGCGGGCAGGAATTCGGGCTGCGCGGCCTGACCTACTACGACGCCGGCACGCGCAGTTTCTACACGAAGACGCAGCCGGTGCAGACACCTGCCGATTTGCAGGGACTCAAGATCCGGGTGCAGGAAAGCCCGGTTGCCATGCGCATGGTGCAGGCACTGGGCGGTTCGCCTACGCCGATCGCATGGGGCGAACTGTACACAGCGCTTCAGCAGGGCGTGGTGGACGGCGCGGAGAACAATCCGCCATCGTTTTACCTGTCCGGACATTATGAAGTGTGCAAGTATTACACGCTGGATGCGCACACCGCCGTGCCCGATGTGGTGCTGGTCAGTATGACGCTCTGGAATGATCTCACGGAGCAGCAACGGGAGTGGCTCCAGGAAGCCGCGCTCGAATCGGCGGTCCGTCAGCGTGCCCTTTGGGCCGAATCCGTGAATGAGTCGCTGGCGGCGGTGCGCGAGGCGGGCGTTGAGATCATCGAGCCGGATATTACTCCCTTTGCGGAGGGGGTTGCCTCCATGTATGAGGCGTACCGGGACGATCCGGTCATCCATTCGCTGATTGAACGCATCCGGGAGGTCCGGTAGTGGATACGCTGCGCCGCATCGTGGACAAAAACCTTGCGTGGTTCCTGGTTGCGCTGATGGCGCTTGCCATTGTCAACGTGCTGTGGCAGGTGTTTACACGATGGGTGCTTAACGATCCCAGCGCATGGACCGAAGAATTGGCGCGCTATCTCCTGATCTGGATCGGGTTGATCGGCGCGGGATACGCCGCAGGAAAGAAACTGCACCTTGCTATTGACCTGCTGCCGAGCGCATTGCACGGGCGCAGGCGCCGCGCCCTCGAATTTTTTATCGACGCCATCGTGCTGCTGTTCGCCGTGTTTGCAATGGTGATCGGCGGAATTCGTCTCATGAGCCTGACGTTGCTCATGGATCAGACATCTGCTGCGCTGGGCGTTCGGTTGGGCTATGTGTATCTGGCGATCCCGCTGAGCGGTGCGGTGATTGCGTTTTATGCAGTGGTTTCGATCATGGACCGCGTACGCGGCAGGACGTCTCCCGAAGCGGATGCGTCAGGCACCGCCGATGCAGGGCATTCCCAGACCGAATACACCATCGACTGAAGCATGGAACTGGCGGGCGTGTTCATACTCGTGGTGGTATTCCTGGCGCTGCTTCTCATCGGCGTGCCCGTAGCGTTCAGCATCGGGGTAGCGACCGTGTGTACCTTGCTCCTGAGTATCCATCCCGGCCCGGCCCTGACGACCGCCGCCCAGCGTATGGCCACGGGGCTCGACAGTTTTGCCCTGCTCGCCATACCCTTCTTTATTCTTGCAGGACAGATCATGAACCGGGGAGGGATCGCCCGCCGGTTGATCGATTTCGCCAAGAGTCTGGTGGGTATGCTGCCCGGAGCGCTCGCCCATGTGAATATCGTGGCGGCCATGTTTTTCGGGGCCATTTCCGGTTCGTCGGTGGCGGCAGCCTCTGCCGTGGGCGGTGTCATGGCCCCGCGCATGAAAGAGGAAGGGTACGACACGGGCTACGGCGCCGCCGTGAACATTACGGCGGCGACCACCGGACTGATTATCCCGCCCAGCAATATTCTCATCGTGTATTCGCTGGCGAGCGGCGGGGCGTCCATCGCCGCGCTTTTTCTTGCCGGCTACCTTCCCGGTATTCTGGTGGGAATCACACTCATGGTGGTGGCCGGCGTCATCGCCTGGCGAAGGAGGTACGCCCGTTCGGACCGGGTGCGCGTGGGGGTCGCCGTCCGCAAATTTCTCGATGCGCTTCCGAGTCTTTTTCTTCTCTTCGTGGTGATCGGCGGCATCGTGGCAGGCATCTTCACAGCGACCGAAGCGTCCGCTGTGGCCGTGGTCTATGCCTTGGTGCTGGCCCTTCTGTACCGGGAGGTGTCCCTGAAGGATCTGCCGTCCATTTTGCTGCAGTCCGCCTCCACGACCGCCATCGTGATGCTGCTGGTAGGCACGTCGATGGGGCTATCCTGGGCGATGTCCTACGAAAACATTCCCCAGAACGTGGCCACGACTCTTGTGGCGCTCAGTGACAGCCCGATCATGATTCTTCTGATCATAAATCTGGTGCTGCTTTGCGTGGGCACATTCATGGATATCACGCCGGCGGTGCTCATCTTCACGCCCATTTTTCTGCCCATCGTGACGGCGCTTGGCATGGACCCCGTTCATTTTGGCATCGTCATTGTCCTGAATCTCTGCGTAGGCATATGCACGCCGCCCGTGGGCACGGTGCTGTTCGTGGGGTGCGGCGTGGCGGGCGTACCCATTACCCGGGTGATCCGACCGCTCATGCCGCTTTACATCGCCATGATCGTGTCGCTTATGATCGTTACGTACGTACCGGAACTCAGCTTGTGGCTTCCCCAGGTATTCGGGTTCTAAACCGGGATCGTCGTTTAATACAGGAATCAGACACGCAATGGAAGTAACGGTCGATACATCCAGGATCGAAAACCCTGACGTATCATCGCGTGAAACACCTGCCGCTGCTGGGTACTTGACCGCTTCGCGGTTTGCTCGAACCGGGCGTTTTCCGGAAAGGAAGGCCATACATCCGCGAGGCGATTTTATGCCTTGTGTATGGCTATCAGGGAAAGTAGATTGCACGCTGCGGCGCATGGATTCGCCGGCATCCGTAACCAATCCATTCTTCATCATGTCACGTACCCTTCGGATTCCTGCTACGACAACCCGGCATGTCCTCCCACCGCATACCTTTCCGGTGTTTGGGACTTTGCTGGTTCTTGCCTTCGGTCTTTCCGCTTGCTCCGGTGCGGACGCAGACCCTCCCGGCGCCGGGCGATATGCTGACGAAGCTTCCTCCTCTGACATATCCCCGGATGATTGGCGCCCGCTTTTCGATGGGGAAACCCTGAATGGATGGATCGGGCTTGGCCGCGATGCGGTTCCCGAAGGCCATTGGCAAGTGGAGGACGGAACCATCCGCAAGGTGGCTTCAGGGACCGTTCCGGTGGCCGAGGACGGCCAGCCGCTTTTGGGCGGCGACCTTATGACGACGGAGACATTCGGGGATTTCGAATTCGCCTTCGAGTGGAAGGTGGCCGAAGGGGCGAACAGCGGGGTCAAGTATAACGTCTCCGAGGAATTGTCCACCTCCCATGTGCCGAGGTATGCGGCGCTCGGATTCGAATACCAGGTGCTGGATGACGATCGGCATCCCGATGGCGCATTGCCTTCCCACCGGAGCGGAGCACTGTACGACATGATTCCGGCAGGGGAGGCCAAGGCCCTGAAGCCGGTCGGGGAGTGGAACGAGAGCCGCATCGTGTTTGAGGGGATGCATGGGGAGCATTGGCTGAACGGCGCCATGGTGGTCGAGTACGACATGGACAGTCCGCGCTTCGATTCGCTCCTTGCCGCCAGCAAGTATGCCGATATCGAGGGGTTTGCCGACCGCCGCGTCGGACATATCGTGTTGCAGGATCATAGCGACGACGTATGGTTCCGCAATCTCCGGATCCGGGAGATTGGCGAGTAGACGCCTGCTGCATCCGTTCGCTGCGGTTTTTCAATATCAAGGTTCGCTTTGCGCCGGACCCATTCCGGTCTGTAGCCGGACAGGCTTGCGTTTCATGTTTGCCACTTGATAGGCGCAGTGCGATGGCGTATCCTTTGTTTGCATTCCGTCCGGCCTTTACGTGCAAGTTCTGAGCAACCCCCATGGAAACACAAAAACGCGACGTCTGGAGTTCGAATCTCGGCCTTGTGCTGGCCGCTACCGGCAGCGCCATTGGACTTGGCAACCTCTGGAAATTTCCTTTCATCACGTGGGAGAACAACGGCGGCGCTTTTGTCCTCGTGTACCTTGTGTGCATTCTGGCGGTGGGGCTTCCCATCATGATGGCCGAGTTGCTCATAGGCCGCCGGAGTCAGAAAAGCATCGTAGGGGCGCTCAGGGACGTGGGCGGTCCGGCATGGAAGCTTGTGGGCGGATGGGGCGTGTTGTGCGGGTTCATTTTGTTGAGTTATTACACGGTGATTGCCGGTTGGTCGCTTTTCTATTTCTGGAAATCCCTCGGGTGGACATTCGGCGGTTTTCCCGCGGATCTTTCGACCGGGGATCTCTTTGGCGCGCAGGTCGGCGATGCAGGGCTCCAACTCATGCTTTCGCTTGCGTTCAGCATTGCCACGGTCGCCGTGGTGTATTTCGGGGTGCAGAAGGGGATCGAGCGCGTGGCGAAAGTTCTGCTACCTGTCCTTTTCGCCATCCTCATTCTGCTTCTCGTCAGCGCGCTTGGCATGAGCGGTTCAGGCGAGGCCCTGAAGTTTATTTTCGAACCCCGATTCGGCGAACTCGAGTGGAGCGGCGTGCTCGAGGCGCTTGGCCATTCGTTCTTTACCCTTTCGTTGGGTATGGGCACCATGGTTGCGTACGGCTCCTATATTTCGCGCAAACAATCCATTGTAAAGTCTGCGGGAGCCATTGTCGCCTTCGACACGCTGATTGCGCTGGTCGCTACGATCATCATGTTCTCGGTGATTTTCTCGGTGGCCGGATTGAGCGAGGAAGTGGGCAAGTCCACGGTCGGTATGCTCTTCATTTCGCTCCCCGAATTGTTTTATACCGCAATGCCCTTTGGAACCGTGCTGGGGCCGTTGTTCTATGTGCTGGTGGCGCTGGCTGCGCTGACCTCCACCATCTCGCTGATGGAGGTGGAAACCAGTTTTCTGATTGATGAACGCGGCATGAAACGCCAGAAGGCCGTGGTCGTGTCGGGCGCCGCCATCTTCGTGTTCACGATCTTTGCGGCCCTGTCGTTCGGTTCCACGCCGGTTATTTCGACGATGGCAGCCTTCGGGAAGACAGGCTGGTTCAGCATCGCCGACCACTTCGTCTCGAACTGGATGCTGCCTACCGGCGGATTGGGGATAGCGATTGCAGCAGGCTGGTTCATGACGCGCAAGGCTACGGAAGACGAACTGGTGGATGGTAACCAGCCCGGCTGGTTCCGTTACGGAGCATGGCGATTTTTCATCCGCTATGTGGCTCCGGCGGCGGTGCTGGCGATCATCCTCGCGGTCATTCTGGGGAGGGACTTCAGTTAGGGCCTGTACAAAACGCCATGGCCCGGGGATTTGCAGGCCGATTTCTGCTTTATCCACATACCCCTTCCAGAAAGAGCTCCAGGAACCGTTCGACGGCCACTTCCATGGCCACCTGCACGGTGGGTGCGTCCGATGTGCCGTCTGTCGGCTCTGCGGTCATCATGCCCCTGTCCGGTCCCTGTTTGTCCACCACGTCGCAAACCATTCTTTGCGTACGGATCAGGCTCGGATCCATGGCGGCGCCCATGGCAAGCGGATCGTGCAGGGGACAAGCATCGTGTCCGCGTTGCTGCAGGGCGCAATCAAAGTACGCCCTGGTTGCATCGAAAAGAAACCGGCGCAGTTTGCCTTCTTCCATGGATGCAAGACGCTCATGAAAGCGGGCACGGGAAAGGAGTGTTTTTTCCGTCACATTCAACCCGACCACCGTGACGGGCAGGCCGGAGCGGATTACTGCACGGGCTGCATACGGATCGGAGTAGAAGTTGAATTCGGCGCGAGACGTCACGTTGCCCCGCCCGTCGCCGGAGCCGCCCATGACCACGATTTCGCGGATGTTTGCCAGCGCCGCAGGGTCCTGCTCAAGAGCCATGGCTACATTCGTGAGCGGCCCGAGGGCAATCAGGGTGATTTCTCCCGGGTGACGCCGGGCCAGATCCAGAATAGCGTCCGCGGCATGGGCGCTCTCGATTTGCAGATGCTGCACGGGCCAGGCTTCCGAGACCCCGCCAATGCCATCCCCCCCGTGTACATGCTCGGCTCGCGTTACGGCCGGGCTGAGCGGCTTGGCGCATCCCCTGAAAACAGGCGGCGGAGCGACTTCTACAGCTTCGAGGATGCGCAGGGCATTCGCCGTGCAGGCATCGACCGAAACATTGCCGGCTACGACCGTGATCGCCCGTACGTCCAGTACCGGCGAACGCAGCGCCAGCACGAGCGCAAGCAGATCGTCCAGGCCGGGATCGGTGTCTATGAGGACGGGTTTGGGGACAGGCATTATGCGAAAGCAGGACGCGTTACCGCCCAGGGGCGACCTTGAGGCTCCGGATGCGGCCGGTTGCAAGGTCGATCCGCCACCGAAATCATACGGTGCGACAGGTCAAACCGTAGCCCTCCGGGTTTGATCCGTTATCCCCCTGCCCGGTTTCCACATCCCGATGTAAAGTGGTTGTATGAGGCGAATAAAGATCGTACATTCTACACTCTACGTTATATCCCGTCCAAACCAGTGTTGCGAACTGACCGTACGGTCCCATGAAACGAACAAAAACTGCTGTCCTTCTTGCCTGCATCGTGGGTGCTTTCCTGTGGATGGCCCCCGGATGTTCCAGCGACCCGAACGTTGAGGGCGCCAAACTGGATCTCCGCAATCAGGATTACGACCGGGCGCTTGAGAACATTGCCGAAGCACTTGCGCGTAACCCCGATAATGCGGAGGCCCATGAATTGAAAGGCCAGGTTCTTCTGGCGCAGTCCGCGCAGACTCCCGATCATGCAGAGTACATAGGCCTGATTCATGAAATGCTTGACGCGTACGATTTGGCGCTGGCAGCCGATCCCGGCCTGGATAATTCTATCTCGCGTTCCCGGACCATGGCGTATGCCGATGTATTCCGTAAAGGTATCCAGGCGTTCAACCGGGCCTCGGAGAACCGCGACGAATTCAGAACAGCGGCGGATTATTTCGGACTTGCCTCCGAAATCATGCCTGATTCCTCCGGCCCCTATGTCAACCAGGCGTTCGCTTTCCTGAACGTCGGCATGGAGGAGGAAGCCGTTGCCCCGCTCGAAACAGCTATCGAAAAGGGCGATACGCAGAGCAACACTTTCCTTTTCCTCGGGGATATTTACAATCGCCAGGGCGATACGGAAAAGGCTATGGGAGTGTTTAGTCAGGCGGCGGAGTTGTATCCCGAGAATTCCGATATTCAATCCCAACTTCTGAATCTGTATGTACAGACAGGTCAGGCTGAACAAGCGATGACGGAGTATCAGGCGGCTGTGGATCAGGACCCCAATAACGAGGTGCTCTTGTACAATTACGGCTCTCTGTTGCTTGAAGCGGAACAGTTCGACGACGCGATTCACTATCTCGGCCGTGCTGCAGAAGTCAGCCCCGACTATGCGAATGCGCATTACAACCTCGGAGCAGCCTATATCAACAAGGCGGTCAAGTTGGCTGAGCAGATCAGCGGGATGGACGATGCCCTGAGGGAGGAACGGGATGATCTTGAGGATGATGAGATTTCCGCGCGCGAGAGCGAAATGGACGCCCTGGCGCAGGAACGCAGCGATCTGTTTGGCGCGGCGATTCCGTCTCTCGAGATAGCCAAGGGCCTTGTAGAAGCCGAGGGCGCCGACCCGACAGGCATCTGTCAGGCGCTATACACCTCGTATGTGCAGACGAACCAGATGGATCAGGTGGAAGCGGTTACCGAGTGTGCGGGATACGGCGACTGACCTTCCCGCATCTTTTTCCGAAACGCACGGAGCCCGGACCTGAATTTCAGGTTCGGGTTCTTTCTTTTTACAAAATTTCTATGGCGAACCACACCAGACCGTCCCGGGGATTCGGCACCCTGGCCGTTCATGCGGGGCAGAAGCCGGACCCTGTCACGGGTGCGATCATGACCCCCGTGTACCAGACCTCGACATTCGTGCAGGAGGCCCCGGCAGAGCACCGGGGATACGAATATGGGCGTGCCTCCAACCCGACGCGTACGGCCCTCGAGGAAAATCTTGCTG
Coding sequences within it:
- a CDS encoding NCS2 family permease; translation: MSSLLNRLERYFDLPALGTSVRTEVLAGTTTFLAMSYIIAVNPAILADAGIPPAAAAFATCLMSGLGTIAMGLWARLPLAVAPGMGLNAFFTYTVVQGMGLGWQEALGVVFLSGVVFVLLTVVGVRQAIVRMMPRELLPAIGAGIGLFLMMIGLNNAGLIQAHPATLVTRGDLTSPQALLAIGTLFLIATLLSRGIRAGILIGIVVATLAAIPLGMLGGGGAQEGGALDALFALDLQGALSIGLLDIVFAMLFVDFFDSLGTVIGLIKKAGLENTKGEVPRLGRMLGVDGAATIGGALTGTSTVTTYIESAAGIAAGGRSGLTAVVTGVLFLIALPAAFFATSIPAAVVAAALIIIGATTVGLAREINWDNIDTAVPAILIMAGMPLTFSIADGLAMGLIAFSALKILRGRAGQVSWLVHVLAALFLLRYVFLA
- a CDS encoding sugar phosphate isomerase/epimerase, producing MDRRSFLQRTGALVAGGLAWSRAGYPALASAADGHLSHIGVQLYTLRSILGDDFAGTLEQIAGVGYKNLEFAGYYGHTPADVRKILDDLGLKARSGHFGMPMVQENPDTIIEGAVTLGMEYVVVPALPTAMRADLDAYKTAAAAFNELGEKCKEAGVRFGYHNHGFEFEELDGVLPYDVLLDETDPQLVVMELDLAWIEHAGKDPLAYFERHPGRFPLWHLKDIDEEGELANVGAGRIDFPAIFAKAEQAGLHYGIVEHDRPGDDPVASIAASYAYLDDILG
- a CDS encoding PIG-L family deacetylase, with protein sequence MRYTVSFFLILFFAVVSAHAQSAEPLRVIAFGAHPDDAELKAGGVAYLWAQEGAAVKFVSTTNGDIGHFEQSGGPLAQRREAEVSVCADIFGITTEVYDIHDGELMPTLENRRKVVRSIREWDADIVMAHRRYDYHPDHRYTGELVDDAAVTVVAPFFEALTLGVDRNPIFLYLYDGFQKPYPFQPDLVVGIDEAAEAKWDCIRAMPSQFSDADSWQGRYLPNVPEDPEERTEFILDYMKTRSAAVADKYRDRLIELYGEEKGRAIVYAEAFEISEYGRQPSEEELRALFPTFDE
- a CDS encoding sulfatase, which codes for MSRNFFPAILLLAAAMSAAACGEAPAPTDPTNFVILVADDMGWEDASPYGHPFIRTPNLQRLADHGMRFDYAFVTTSSCSPSRASILTGKYPHQTGAEQLHWPLPEDQTTFVDLLREAGYWTASAGKWHLGDAAVARFDLVIQGGGERTTEEASENELMPGGGYASGAGAWVDALKQRPEGRPFLAWLSSFDPHRPYQEGILDTPHALEDVVVPAYLPDTPEVRKDLALYYDEIARLDHYVGSVLDELDRQQVAENTFVLFISDNGAPFPRAKTTVYDSGVRTPWIVRFPTGVKAGSTTASLVSTVDLAPTLLDLAGIESPFSFEGESIVPILNDPSAVVRDHIFAERNWHDFDDRVRAVRDSRYKYIRNFYTDIPNGPPADAIRGDTFQKMRALRDEGSLTPHQHIVFDTPRPEEELYLVADDPQELYDVSQDSAHAEALERLRGVLGAWQEATGDTSPAARTPDEYDRETGDALPNRTFQRMPPGKENTLENPENALE
- a CDS encoding TRAP transporter substrate-binding protein, translated to MPYFREATCRVCRRYDPKRYCITRLRFEPVRFGKTLCLTAALCLSACTSGSDVVVIKMGHGLDASHSVHQAMVYLGEHLAAKSDSTMRVDVYPSQQLGTERELLELLQIGSVGMTKVSSAALEGFVPEYQVLGLPYLFRDERHRFDVFWDSEVGQDILASGQEFGLRGLTYYDAGTRSFYTKTQPVQTPADLQGLKIRVQESPVAMRMVQALGGSPTPIAWGELYTALQQGVVDGAENNPPSFYLSGHYEVCKYYTLDAHTAVPDVVLVSMTLWNDLTEQQREWLQEAALESAVRQRALWAESVNESLAAVREAGVEIIEPDITPFAEGVASMYEAYRDDPVIHSLIERIREVR
- a CDS encoding TRAP transporter small permease — encoded protein: MRRIVDKNLAWFLVALMALAIVNVLWQVFTRWVLNDPSAWTEELARYLLIWIGLIGAGYAAGKKLHLAIDLLPSALHGRRRRALEFFIDAIVLLFAVFAMVIGGIRLMSLTLLMDQTSAALGVRLGYVYLAIPLSGAVIAFYAVVSIMDRVRGRTSPEADASGTADAGHSQTEYTID
- a CDS encoding TRAP transporter large permease → MELAGVFILVVVFLALLLIGVPVAFSIGVATVCTLLLSIHPGPALTTAAQRMATGLDSFALLAIPFFILAGQIMNRGGIARRLIDFAKSLVGMLPGALAHVNIVAAMFFGAISGSSVAAASAVGGVMAPRMKEEGYDTGYGAAVNITAATTGLIIPPSNILIVYSLASGGASIAALFLAGYLPGILVGITLMVVAGVIAWRRRYARSDRVRVGVAVRKFLDALPSLFLLFVVIGGIVAGIFTATEASAVAVVYALVLALLYREVSLKDLPSILLQSASTTAIVMLLVGTSMGLSWAMSYENIPQNVATTLVALSDSPIMILLIINLVLLCVGTFMDITPAVLIFTPIFLPIVTALGMDPVHFGIVIVLNLCVGICTPPVGTVLFVGCGVAGVPITRVIRPLMPLYIAMIVSLMIVTYVPELSLWLPQVFGF